A part of Capsicum annuum cultivar UCD-10X-F1 chromosome 6, UCD10Xv1.1, whole genome shotgun sequence genomic DNA contains:
- the LOC107875581 gene encoding uncharacterized protein LOC107875581: protein MAASRSYFAPTNYRFLSTDRDVSMTPDHSVFELEESDVWNSPAVNRSPELYKRSPISSRSSRKQCDQMKSYKNSSGAAVAATVRAGSMPVNVPDWSKILKDEYRECGRRDSDDDFDGGDDLDCRIPPHEFLAKQLERTRIASFSVHEGVGRTLKGRDLSRVRNAIWEKTGFED from the coding sequence ATGGCTGCTTCACGTAGCTATTTCGCACCGACGAACTACCGGTTTCTCTCGACTGATCGAGACGTTTCGATGACTCCTGATCACTCGGTGTTCGAGCTGGAGGAGTCCGACGTGTGGAACTCACCGGCGGTTAATCGGTCGCCGGAGTTGTATAAGAGGTCTCCGATCAGTTCAAGGAGCTCGAGGAAACAGTGTGATCAAATGAAGAGTTACAAAAACAGTTCCGGCGCGGCTGTGGCGGCGACGGTGAGGGCGGGGTCTATGCCGGTGAATGTACCGGATTGGTCGAAGATACTGAAGGATGAATACAGAGAGTGTGGAAGgagagatagtgatgatgattttgatggcGGTGATGATTTGGATTGTCGGATTCCGCCTCATGAATTTTTGGCGAAGCAGTTGGAGAGGACTAGAATTGCATCGTTTTCCGTGCATGAAGGAGTTGGAAGGACTCTGAAAGGGAGAGATCTGAGTAGAGTTAGGAATGCTATATGGGAGAAAACTGGATTCGAGGATTGA
- the LOC107875580 gene encoding 60S ribosomal protein L12-1 yields the protein MPPKVDPSQVVEVFVRVTGGEVGAASSLAPKIGPLGLSPKKIGEDIAKETAKDWKGLRVTVKLTVQNRQAKVSVVPSAAALVIKALKEPERDRKKTKNIKHNGNISLDDVIEIAKVMQPRSMAKDLSGTVKEILGTCVSVGCTVDGKDPKDLQQEIADGDVEIPEN from the coding sequence ATGCCTCCAAAGGTCGATCCATCTCAGGTCGTCGAGGTTTTCGTCCGAGTGACAGGTGGTGAAGTCGGTGCAGCAAGTTCACTCGCTCCCAAAATTGGTCCACTCGGTCTTTCTCCCAAAAAGATCGGTGAAGACATTGCTAAGGAAACCGCAAAGGACTGGAAGGGACTCCGTGTCACCGTTAAGCTTACGGTGCAGAATCGTCAAGCTAAGGTCTCCGTTGTTCCATCCGCCGCCGCGCTTGTTATCAAGGCATTGAAGGAACCAGAACGTGACAGGAAGAAGACGAAGAACATCAAGCATAATGGAAACATCTCGCTTGATGACGTCATTGAGATTGCTAAGGTGATGCAGCCTAGATCTATGGCGAAGGATTTGAGTGGTACTGTGAAGGAGATTTTGGGAACTTGTGTGTCTGTTGGTTGTACGGTTGATGGTAAGGATCCTAAGGATTTGCAGCAAGAGATTGCTGATGGAGATGTGGAGATTCCTGAGAATTGA